In Acipenser ruthenus chromosome 6, fAciRut3.2 maternal haplotype, whole genome shotgun sequence, the following proteins share a genomic window:
- the LOC117411250 gene encoding NHS-like protein 1 isoform X6, translating to MIAYVHCLSSEPVVSCWHRAYNEDEEELVPLYTNNMGNIQTKPQGCTRRKLLQHRTQDKNSLWTSVSNLDDESKWTVHYTAPWHQQENIFLPTNRPACVEDLHRQAKVNLKSVLRECDKLRNDGFRSSQYYSQGPTFSSSNLSDGSLPEHDDRDRKQSNLLDCLSQSCLNACCHLTPRKHKSTVLSTEDEKLMYSMRPNTLVLGDVSDIDIQTNWTKSLPLPTPEEKMRQQAQAVQSDVVPINVTGKTFDRQASIRRSLVNSDTVVRCPKKVKRRKTITGVPDNIQKELVGHNELRGHSMYIPGQYSTLGRIGSGHSALQRSETRDFSCQTEEIKIVQPSVRRIRAQKGQGIAAQISLPNSSSGNRSTANDAAGVPFLSQVNGDLRFHSLPRSGARVSLQSMDKPDRAVYKSEETSCSTLPRQISKLQVDESVIHLRSTPVTGTLQRPKSQEVRSFQSDRVTSPACVVSPHATYSTSVIPNATLPSSTEVITIHTSQSSRKSNNKINSTSTYAPARPISTVSMSNGIGLKEEQNSSFTPATTPLCCDSAASLSIGNNTETGSQCSTLDGRNSCSMKDARSDSSYSESSFHSRSTIPADQWIYDTPENVLPHKSLTSSCSTPINHIYSSLERSSSKTDTSSLYSMDNDGYYTSMHLDSGLKARSQYGSSGMGNSRHSMYESRDHQSQDDRLSLNSDKSLSRTISLKKSKKPPLPPSRTDSLRRKPGKKSNSNGPVLNETLIATLQQSLQLNLKCKSGSTPSQSPSSDYDDPWVLRSRSHSTVSASSSSSISTSGPNIYSICPVTPSQSDSSSIRSEYADAWGYYVDFPGVQDNQLKSASAGAVLGDYGNGGSLPNGSRAFNPQQAPGTSVKTKMTTSPDKVHRVTSPSSGYSSQSNTPTAGTPVPVFLRSMSPAGGKSKPKVPERKSSLLSSVSVSSSSTSLSSNTSDTPRNHANPMNPPPPPPPLPQPGIPMAPPLLPGSSMDPSFTCGPPKAPPPPPPPLPPSSSMVTPSPVFTATQMFPPPPAPPLPPVLPQVPAMTSPTAPTTSPPHPTSPSFPPPPLLPQVPAMTSPTAPITSPPHPSSPSFPPPPPEVLLDPSFTADVTHSLPSPPLFHVHIPVTPPPPPPPAPPLPAVVPPPAPPLTLKALKDAIKPKNPPSICNNQHPASNDKGKSPTSNQPESSKTMMPLITPKALQMVQLRSVRKSEILEFEKTIQNPQVKHELINSQNPSSPEKPKLLERPSSLQTSSKINDLKKPPTPVKNFQLIIAKDAQISEAVSGLATSNGMSENPSMPNKLDVFSGITDELHPCPHTTSPQENEASPTKGGTTTPPKKKPLVISKKPNLTLIVPPGQTLSIQAENQDLTKAHATKVLSPQNGISITTGNSEEENGLLKVLQSGEETDSGNTTPVAKTPDSLSSESTADGVWKVQTSLIQQEEQTLSDYKNISDVDGDSSTSGSISSKEDENGEVFEANPANPSPVSSTCGESSEEMVTPTRPRTTDDLFAAIHRSKRRVLGRKDSEEDRARNHSPSPPVTPTGGVPSLASPHRQTGSIQRSIRKSATSSDNFKALLLKKGSRSETSFRMSATEMLKNTAPKFQRTCSESTLDLLDSHSGSPGKNKPAQDEWAKSEGFLPRSASLSGTKYGRSRTPPSAASSRYNARNRILSSPMTVICEGEGELAESIHSKSASSLGNANGMSTGRLQSSQNLVHTLPLQEETSSPSSQTDCSKKSEKVCPSENCNGTLL from the exons CGGTCTCTAACTTGGATGACGAGAGTAAGTGGACGGTCCATTACACAGCCCCCTGGCACCAGCAGGAGAACATCTTCCTGCCCACGAACAGACCAGCCTGTGTGGAGGACCTGCACCGACAGGCCAAGGTCAACCTGAAGAGCGTGCTGCGAG AATGTGACAAGCTGAGGAATGATGGATTCCGCAGTTCACAGTACTACTCTCAGGGCCCCACCTTCTCCTCATCCAACCTGTCTGACGGCAGCCTGCCAGAGCATGACGACCGTGATAGAAAG CAGTCTAATCTATTAGACTGTCTCAGCCAGTCTTGCCTTAATGCCTGTTGTCATTTGACTCCCAGGAAACACAAG TCCACAGTGTTATCGACTGAGGATGAGAAGCTAATGTATTCCATGAGGCCCAACACCCTGGTACTTGGTGACGTTTCTGATATTGACATCCAGACCAACTGGACCAAGTCCCTCCCTCTGCCGACCCCTGAGGAGAAGATGCGTCAGCAGGCCCAAGCTGTGCAGTCTGATGTCGTTCCCATCAATGTAACAG GGAAGACTTTTGACCGCCAGGCCAGCATCCGGCGGTCCTTAGTTAACTCTGACACTGTGGTAAGATGTCCGAAGAAAGTCAAAAGGAGAAAGACAATTACAGGGGTTCCAGACAACATCCAGAAGGAACTAG ttgGGCATAATGAACTTCGGGGTCACTCAATGTACATCCCAGGTCAATATTCCACTCTAGGTAGGATAGGTAGTGGGCACTCTGCCTTGCAGAGATCAGAGACAAGGGATTTCAGCTGTCAGACAGAAGAAATTAAAATAGTGCAGCCATCAGTGAGAAGAATTCGAGCACAGAAGGGACAAGGTATTGCTGCTCAGATATCCCTGCCCAACTCTTCTTCTGGGAACAGGTCTACAGCCAATGATGCTGCGGGAGTCCCATTTCTTTCGCAAGTTAATGGCGACCTCCGTTTCCATAGCCTGCCAAGATCTGGAGCAAGGGTGTCCTTACAGTCAATGGACAAACCTGACAGGGCTGTATATAAATCTGAAGAGACCTCTTGCAGCACCTTGCCACGGCAGATCAGCAAACTTCAAGTGGATGAAAGCGTGATCCATCTAAGGAGTACACCCGTGACAGGAACACTACAGAGGCCCAAGTCCCAGGAAGTAAGAAGCTTCCAAAGCGATAGAGTGACAAGCCCAGCCTGTGTGGTGTCCCCTCATGCAACTTACTCAACAAGTGTCATACCCAATGCAACACTACCCTCATCGACAGAGGTGATAACCATTCACACATCTCAAAGTTCAAGGAAGTCAAATAACAAGATAAACTCAACATCTACATATGCACCAGCCAGGCCCATCAGTACTGTATCCATGAGCAATGGAATTGGATTGAAAGAAGAACAAAATTCTTCTTTTACCCCTGCAACAACACCGCTTTGCTGTGATTCAGCTGCGTCCTTGAGTATAGGAAATAACACAGAGACAGGATCACAGTGCAGTACTTTGGATGGAAGAAACAGCTGCAGCATGAAGGATGCAAGAAGTGATTCAAGTTACTCGGAAAGCAGTTTCCATAGCAGGAGCACAATCCCTGCTGATCAGTGGATATATGACACACCTGAGAATGTCCTTCCTCATAAGTCTTTGACATCAAGTTGCTCCACGCCAATCAATCACATTTATAGTAGCTTAGAGAGAAGTTCTAGTAAAACTGACACCAGCTCCTTGTATTCCATGGACAATGACGGTTACTACACCTCCATGCATCTCGACTCTGGGCTTAAAGCCAGAAGCCAGTATGGAAGCAGTGGTATGGGGAACTCGAGACACAGTATGTATGAAAGTAGAGACCATCAAAGCCAGGATGACAGGTTGAGCCTAAACAGTGATAAGTCACTGTCACGTACCATTTCTTTGAAGAAGTCAAAGAAACCACCTCTGCCCCCTTCTAGGACCGACTCCTTAAGACGTAAGCCAGGTAAAAAGTCAAACTCCAATGGGCCAGTCTTGAACGAAACACTGATAGCCACCTTGCAGCAATCGCTGCAGCTCAATCTGAAGTGCAAGAGTGGATCGACCCCATCACAGAGCCCCTCCAGTGACTATGATGACCCCTGGGTTTTGCGCTCCCGCAGCCATAGCACAGTCagtgccagcagcagcagcagcatttccACCTCTGGGCCAAACATCTACTCCATTTGCCCTGTCACCCCTTCTCAGAGTGATAGCAGCAGTATCAGATCAGAGTACGCGGATGCCTGGGGATATTACGTGGACTTCCCTGGGGTCCAAGACAATCAACTGAAGTCTGCAAGTGCTGGTGCAGTTCTTGGGGATTATGGCAATGGTGGCAGTCTCCCCAATGGGTCAAGGGCTTTCAACCCGCAACAAGCACCAGGCACATCTGTAAAGACAAAGATGACCACCTCTCCTGATAAGGTGCACAGAGTAACCTCGCCATCCAGCGGGTACTCAAGCCAATCCAATACCCCCACTGCTGGCACTCCAGTGCCAGTCTTCTTGAGGTCTATGTCGCCTGCAGGTGGGAAGTCCAAGCCAAAAGTGCCTGAAAGGAAGTCATCCTTGTTATcatctgtgtctgtctcctcctctTCTACATCCTTGTCATCAAATACTTCTGACACACCAAGGAATCATGCCAACCCCATGAATCCTCCCCCTCCACCACCTCCATTACCTCAACCTGGCATCCCTATGGCTCCTCCTCTCCTTCCTGGCTCTTCCATGGATCCCTCTTTTACCTGTGGCCCACCAAAGGCCCCTCCACCTCCCCCACCACCACTTCCCCCAAGCTCTTCCATGGTAACTCCATCTCCTGTCTTTACAGCAACTCAAATGTTTCCTCCCCCACCTGCACCACCACTCCCTCCAGTACTCCCACAAGTTCCTGCAATGACCTCTCCAACTGCACCCACCACCTCACCTCCACACCCCACTTCTCCTAGCTTCCCCCCTCCTCCACTACTCCCACAAGTTCCTGCAATGACCTCTCCAACTGCACCCATCACCTCACCTCCACACCCCAGTTCTCCCAGCTTCCCTCCTCCTCCACCGGAGGTCCTGTTGGATCCTTCCTTCACAGCTGATGTTACCCACAGTCTGCCTTCTCCACCTCTTTTTCATGTTCATATTCCTGttactccccctccccctccccctccagcacCTCCTTTACCTGCTGTGGTTCCACCACCGGCTCCACCACTCACCCTGAAAGCCCTAAAAGATGCCATTAAACCTAAAAATCCTCCCAGTATCTGCAACAATCAGCATCCTGCTTCCAATGATAAGGGAAAGAGCCCTACATCTAATCAGCCTGaatccagcaagacaatgatgcCACTCATAACACCTAAAGCCCTTCAGATGGTGCAGTTGAGGTCTGTCAGGAAGTCAGAAATACTAGAATTTGAAAAGACTATCCAAAATCCTCAGGTAAAACATGAACTTATTAATTCCCAAAATCCTTCTTCACCGGAAAAGCCCAAATTGCTGGAACGTCCGTCTTCATTGCAGACTAGTTCCAAGATAAATGATTTGAAGAAACCACCAACACCGGTTAAGAACTTCCAGTTAATTATTGCTAAGGATGCTCAGATCTCTGAGGCAGTATCAGGTCTAGCCACTAGCAATGGCATGTCTGAAAACCCATCAATGCCAAACAAGTTAGATGTCTTCTCAGGGATAACAGATGAGCTTCACCCTTGCCCTCACACAACCTCACCTCAGGAGAACGAAGCATCTCCAACCAAAGGGGGCACCACCACCCCTCCCAAAAAGAAACCCCTTGTCATTTCAAAGAAACCCAACCTAACCCTGATTGTGCCACCTGGGCAGACATTGTCAATCCAAGCAGAGAACCAAGACTTGACCAAGGCACATGCAACAAAGGTCCTAAGCCCTCAGAATGGGATTTCAATTACTACTGGAAACAGTGAGGAAGAGAATGGCCTACTCAAGGTGCTACAGAGTGGAGAGGAGACAGATTCTGGCAACACCACTCCTGTAGCCAAAACCCCTGACTCTCTTTCCAGTGAGAGTACTGCAGATGGAGTTTGGAAGGTTCAGACCTCACTTATCCAGCAGGAGGAACAGACCCTTTCAGACTACAAAAATATTTCAGATGTTGATGGAGACAGCAGCACATCAGGATCCATAAGTTCCAAAGAAGATGAAAATG GTGAGGTTTTTGAAGCAAACCCAGCTAACCCATCGCCAGTATCAAGTACTTGTGGAGAAAGTTCTGAAGAGATGGTTACACCAACTAGACCCAGAACTACAGATGATCTGTTTGCAGCTATACACAG ATCCAAAAGGAGAGTTCTAGGGAGGAAGGACTCCGAGGAGGACCGTGCGCGGAACCACTCCCCGTCTCCCCCTGTCACACCCACTGGAGGGGTCCCCAGTCTGGCCTCGCCGCACCGTCAGACAGGCTCCATCCAGCGCAGCATACGCAAATCTGCCACCAGCAGTGACAACTTCAAGGCCCTACTTTTGAAGAAGGGCAGCCGCTCCGAGACCAGCTTCCGCATGTCTGCCACAGAGATGCTGAAAAACACAGCTCCCAAATTCCAGAGGACATGCTCCGAGTCCACTCTGGATCTTCTTGACAGCCACAGCGGCTCCCCCGGGAAAAACAAGCCAGCGCAGGATGAATGGGCCAAGAGCGAAGGGTTTCTACCCAGGAGTGCCTCCCTCTCAGGCACCAAGTACGGTCGCTCACGCACGCCTCCATCGGCTGCCAGCAGCAGGTACAATGCCCGTAACCGCATCCTCAGCAGCCCAATGACAGTTATTTGTGAGGGAGAGGGTGAACTGGCAGAGTCAATTCACTCTAAGTCCGCTTCCAGCTTGGGGAATGCGAACGGAATGTCCACAGGCAGGCTTCAAAGCAGCCAAAACTTAGTACATACTTTACCATTGCAAGAAGAGACTTCCAGTCCTAGTTCCCAAACAGACTGCTCAAAGAAATCTGAGAAAGTGTGTCCCTCTGAGAACTGCAATGGCACTTTATTGTAG
- the LOC117411250 gene encoding NHS-like protein 1 isoform X11, with product MPFHQRTVEPQRVSRLKEEDRVIIAGDRGDGNKVIVERVKVKKKLLFTTSEEVCCNTLTNVLRQLSDLSRHASNIFLEIERETRFVWEKSNRIQNRLETLQSTVHKLDHKKSKIPVSNLDDESKWTVHYTAPWHQQENIFLPTNRPACVEDLHRQAKVNLKSVLRECDKLRNDGFRSSQYYSQGPTFSSSNLSDGSLPEHDDRDRKQSNLLDCLSQSCLNACCHLTPRKHKSTVLSTEDEKLMYSMRPNTLVLGDVSDIDIQTNWTKSLPLPTPEEKMRQQAQAVQSDVVPINVTGKTFDRQASIRRSLVNSDTVVRCPKKVKRRKTITGVPDNIQKELVGHNELRGHSMYIPGQYSTLGRIGSGHSALQRSETRDFSCQTEEIKIVQPSVRRIRAQKGQGIAAQISLPNSSSGNRSTANDAAGVPFLSQVNGDLRFHSLPRSGARVSLQSMDKPDRAVYKSEETSCSTLPRQISKLQVDESVIHLRSTPVTGTLQRPKSQEVRSFQSDRVTSPACVVSPHATYSTSVIPNATLPSSTEVITIHTSQSSRKSNNKINSTSTYAPARPISTVSMSNGIGLKEEQNSSFTPATTPLCCDSAASLSIGNNTETGSQCSTLDGRNSCSMKDARSDSSYSESSFHSRSTIPADQWIYDTPENVLPHKSLTSSCSTPINHIYSSLERSSSKTDTSSLYSMDNDGYYTSMHLDSGLKARSQYGSSGMGNSRHSMYESRDHQSQDDRLSLNSDKSLSRTISLKKSKKPPLPPSRTDSLRRKPGKKSNSNGPVLNETLIATLQQSLQLNLKCKSGSTPSQSPSSDYDDPWVLRSRSHSTVSASSSSSISTSGPNIYSICPVTPSQSDSSSIRSEYADAWGYYVDFPGVQDNQLKSASAGAVLGDYGNGGSLPNGSRAFNPQQAPGTSVKTKMTTSPDKVHRVTSPSSGYSSQSNTPTAGTPVPVFLRSMSPAGGKSKPKVPERKSSLLSSVSVSSSSTSLSSNTSDTPRNHANPMNPPPPPPPLPQPGIPMAPPLLPGSSMDPSFTCGPPKAPPPPPPPLPPSSSMVTPSPVFTATQMFPPPPAPPLPPVLPQVPAMTSPTAPTTSPPHPTSPSFPPPPLLPQVPAMTSPTAPITSPPHPSSPSFPPPPPEVLLDPSFTADVTHSLPSPPLFHVHIPVTPPPPPPPAPPLPAVVPPPAPPLTLKALKDAIKPKNPPSICNNQHPASNDKGKSPTSNQPESSKTMMPLITPKALQMVQLRSVRKSEILEFEKTIQNPQVKHELINSQNPSSPEKPKLLERPSSLQTSSKINDLKKPPTPVKNFQLIIAKDAQISEAVSGLATSNGMSENPSMPNKLDVFSGITDELHPCPHTTSPQENEASPTKGGTTTPPKKKPLVISKKPNLTLIVPPGQTLSIQAENQDLTKAHATKVLSPQNGISITTGNSEEENGLLKVLQSGEETDSGNTTPVAKTPDSLSSESTADGVWKVQTSLIQQEEQTLSDYKNISDVDGDSSTSGSISSKEDENGEVFEANPANPSPVSSTCGESSEEMVTPTRPRTTDDLFAAIHSGVGHRLEANASWQAWLRLIQKESSREEGLRGGPCAEPLPVSPCHTHWRGPQSGLAAPSDRLHPAQHTQICHQQ from the exons CGGTCTCTAACTTGGATGACGAGAGTAAGTGGACGGTCCATTACACAGCCCCCTGGCACCAGCAGGAGAACATCTTCCTGCCCACGAACAGACCAGCCTGTGTGGAGGACCTGCACCGACAGGCCAAGGTCAACCTGAAGAGCGTGCTGCGAG AATGTGACAAGCTGAGGAATGATGGATTCCGCAGTTCACAGTACTACTCTCAGGGCCCCACCTTCTCCTCATCCAACCTGTCTGACGGCAGCCTGCCAGAGCATGACGACCGTGATAGAAAG CAGTCTAATCTATTAGACTGTCTCAGCCAGTCTTGCCTTAATGCCTGTTGTCATTTGACTCCCAGGAAACACAAG TCCACAGTGTTATCGACTGAGGATGAGAAGCTAATGTATTCCATGAGGCCCAACACCCTGGTACTTGGTGACGTTTCTGATATTGACATCCAGACCAACTGGACCAAGTCCCTCCCTCTGCCGACCCCTGAGGAGAAGATGCGTCAGCAGGCCCAAGCTGTGCAGTCTGATGTCGTTCCCATCAATGTAACAG GGAAGACTTTTGACCGCCAGGCCAGCATCCGGCGGTCCTTAGTTAACTCTGACACTGTGGTAAGATGTCCGAAGAAAGTCAAAAGGAGAAAGACAATTACAGGGGTTCCAGACAACATCCAGAAGGAACTAG ttgGGCATAATGAACTTCGGGGTCACTCAATGTACATCCCAGGTCAATATTCCACTCTAGGTAGGATAGGTAGTGGGCACTCTGCCTTGCAGAGATCAGAGACAAGGGATTTCAGCTGTCAGACAGAAGAAATTAAAATAGTGCAGCCATCAGTGAGAAGAATTCGAGCACAGAAGGGACAAGGTATTGCTGCTCAGATATCCCTGCCCAACTCTTCTTCTGGGAACAGGTCTACAGCCAATGATGCTGCGGGAGTCCCATTTCTTTCGCAAGTTAATGGCGACCTCCGTTTCCATAGCCTGCCAAGATCTGGAGCAAGGGTGTCCTTACAGTCAATGGACAAACCTGACAGGGCTGTATATAAATCTGAAGAGACCTCTTGCAGCACCTTGCCACGGCAGATCAGCAAACTTCAAGTGGATGAAAGCGTGATCCATCTAAGGAGTACACCCGTGACAGGAACACTACAGAGGCCCAAGTCCCAGGAAGTAAGAAGCTTCCAAAGCGATAGAGTGACAAGCCCAGCCTGTGTGGTGTCCCCTCATGCAACTTACTCAACAAGTGTCATACCCAATGCAACACTACCCTCATCGACAGAGGTGATAACCATTCACACATCTCAAAGTTCAAGGAAGTCAAATAACAAGATAAACTCAACATCTACATATGCACCAGCCAGGCCCATCAGTACTGTATCCATGAGCAATGGAATTGGATTGAAAGAAGAACAAAATTCTTCTTTTACCCCTGCAACAACACCGCTTTGCTGTGATTCAGCTGCGTCCTTGAGTATAGGAAATAACACAGAGACAGGATCACAGTGCAGTACTTTGGATGGAAGAAACAGCTGCAGCATGAAGGATGCAAGAAGTGATTCAAGTTACTCGGAAAGCAGTTTCCATAGCAGGAGCACAATCCCTGCTGATCAGTGGATATATGACACACCTGAGAATGTCCTTCCTCATAAGTCTTTGACATCAAGTTGCTCCACGCCAATCAATCACATTTATAGTAGCTTAGAGAGAAGTTCTAGTAAAACTGACACCAGCTCCTTGTATTCCATGGACAATGACGGTTACTACACCTCCATGCATCTCGACTCTGGGCTTAAAGCCAGAAGCCAGTATGGAAGCAGTGGTATGGGGAACTCGAGACACAGTATGTATGAAAGTAGAGACCATCAAAGCCAGGATGACAGGTTGAGCCTAAACAGTGATAAGTCACTGTCACGTACCATTTCTTTGAAGAAGTCAAAGAAACCACCTCTGCCCCCTTCTAGGACCGACTCCTTAAGACGTAAGCCAGGTAAAAAGTCAAACTCCAATGGGCCAGTCTTGAACGAAACACTGATAGCCACCTTGCAGCAATCGCTGCAGCTCAATCTGAAGTGCAAGAGTGGATCGACCCCATCACAGAGCCCCTCCAGTGACTATGATGACCCCTGGGTTTTGCGCTCCCGCAGCCATAGCACAGTCagtgccagcagcagcagcagcatttccACCTCTGGGCCAAACATCTACTCCATTTGCCCTGTCACCCCTTCTCAGAGTGATAGCAGCAGTATCAGATCAGAGTACGCGGATGCCTGGGGATATTACGTGGACTTCCCTGGGGTCCAAGACAATCAACTGAAGTCTGCAAGTGCTGGTGCAGTTCTTGGGGATTATGGCAATGGTGGCAGTCTCCCCAATGGGTCAAGGGCTTTCAACCCGCAACAAGCACCAGGCACATCTGTAAAGACAAAGATGACCACCTCTCCTGATAAGGTGCACAGAGTAACCTCGCCATCCAGCGGGTACTCAAGCCAATCCAATACCCCCACTGCTGGCACTCCAGTGCCAGTCTTCTTGAGGTCTATGTCGCCTGCAGGTGGGAAGTCCAAGCCAAAAGTGCCTGAAAGGAAGTCATCCTTGTTATcatctgtgtctgtctcctcctctTCTACATCCTTGTCATCAAATACTTCTGACACACCAAGGAATCATGCCAACCCCATGAATCCTCCCCCTCCACCACCTCCATTACCTCAACCTGGCATCCCTATGGCTCCTCCTCTCCTTCCTGGCTCTTCCATGGATCCCTCTTTTACCTGTGGCCCACCAAAGGCCCCTCCACCTCCCCCACCACCACTTCCCCCAAGCTCTTCCATGGTAACTCCATCTCCTGTCTTTACAGCAACTCAAATGTTTCCTCCCCCACCTGCACCACCACTCCCTCCAGTACTCCCACAAGTTCCTGCAATGACCTCTCCAACTGCACCCACCACCTCACCTCCACACCCCACTTCTCCTAGCTTCCCCCCTCCTCCACTACTCCCACAAGTTCCTGCAATGACCTCTCCAACTGCACCCATCACCTCACCTCCACACCCCAGTTCTCCCAGCTTCCCTCCTCCTCCACCGGAGGTCCTGTTGGATCCTTCCTTCACAGCTGATGTTACCCACAGTCTGCCTTCTCCACCTCTTTTTCATGTTCATATTCCTGttactccccctccccctccccctccagcacCTCCTTTACCTGCTGTGGTTCCACCACCGGCTCCACCACTCACCCTGAAAGCCCTAAAAGATGCCATTAAACCTAAAAATCCTCCCAGTATCTGCAACAATCAGCATCCTGCTTCCAATGATAAGGGAAAGAGCCCTACATCTAATCAGCCTGaatccagcaagacaatgatgcCACTCATAACACCTAAAGCCCTTCAGATGGTGCAGTTGAGGTCTGTCAGGAAGTCAGAAATACTAGAATTTGAAAAGACTATCCAAAATCCTCAGGTAAAACATGAACTTATTAATTCCCAAAATCCTTCTTCACCGGAAAAGCCCAAATTGCTGGAACGTCCGTCTTCATTGCAGACTAGTTCCAAGATAAATGATTTGAAGAAACCACCAACACCGGTTAAGAACTTCCAGTTAATTATTGCTAAGGATGCTCAGATCTCTGAGGCAGTATCAGGTCTAGCCACTAGCAATGGCATGTCTGAAAACCCATCAATGCCAAACAAGTTAGATGTCTTCTCAGGGATAACAGATGAGCTTCACCCTTGCCCTCACACAACCTCACCTCAGGAGAACGAAGCATCTCCAACCAAAGGGGGCACCACCACCCCTCCCAAAAAGAAACCCCTTGTCATTTCAAAGAAACCCAACCTAACCCTGATTGTGCCACCTGGGCAGACATTGTCAATCCAAGCAGAGAACCAAGACTTGACCAAGGCACATGCAACAAAGGTCCTAAGCCCTCAGAATGGGATTTCAATTACTACTGGAAACAGTGAGGAAGAGAATGGCCTACTCAAGGTGCTACAGAGTGGAGAGGAGACAGATTCTGGCAACACCACTCCTGTAGCCAAAACCCCTGACTCTCTTTCCAGTGAGAGTACTGCAGATGGAGTTTGGAAGGTTCAGACCTCACTTATCCAGCAGGAGGAACAGACCCTTTCAGACTACAAAAATATTTCAGATGTTGATGGAGACAGCAGCACATCAGGATCCATAAGTTCCAAAGAAGATGAAAATG GTGAGGTTTTTGAAGCAAACCCAGCTAACCCATCGCCAGTATCAAGTACTTGTGGAGAAAGTTCTGAAGAGATGGTTACACCAACTAGACCCAGAACTACAGATGATCTGTTTGCAGCTATACACAG CGGTGTGGGACACAGGCTGGAAGCTAATGCTTCATGGCAGGCGTGGCTTAGACTG ATCCAAAAGGAGAGTTCTAGGGAGGAAGGACTCCGAGGAGGACCGTGCGCGGAACCACTCCCCGTCTCCCCCTGTCACACCCACTGGAGGGGTCCCCAGTCTGGCCTCGCCGCACCGTCAGACAGGCTCCATCCAGCGCAGCATACGCAAATCTGCCACCAGCAGTGA